Proteins from a genomic interval of Sphingomonas sp. Y38-1Y:
- a CDS encoding efflux RND transporter periplasmic adaptor subunit, whose amino-acid sequence MADQTPADIDAFLGTKAQPAWKRYAKWALIALGVVLLVWGSMSFFGGEQKTEYATVPARQGNLEVTVSATGKLAPTNQVTVGSQLSGLVTQVVVDVNDRVRAGQALALIDPEQLDDQISQNRAQLAAQQASVQQAQATLTEARATLARFEEVSRLSGGRVPAKTELDTARAAAARGVAGVRTAEANVAAARAQLSASQTQRERAIIRSPVNGVVLARQVDPGQTVAASFNTPTLFVIAEDLSKMELEVAIDEADVGSVKNGQRATFTVDAFPGERFPATINRVDVGSNLSVSEASSSSSTSTGTGTTAGQVVSYAATLSVANAELRLRPGMTATAEIVTTERQNVLLVPNAALRFQPSTGQQGADASKGGLASQIVPGPRRRRGGGGGGERSATIGRGSQQTVYILGDDGTPQPVRVTVGESDGQVTEILSGGLRPGMKIVTGQLAGDNARKTGGQLSKKGGQGRQGGGGAGGGGQRGS is encoded by the coding sequence ATGGCCGACCAGACCCCCGCCGATATCGACGCCTTTCTGGGCACCAAGGCGCAGCCCGCATGGAAGCGCTATGCCAAATGGGCGCTGATCGCGTTGGGCGTCGTGCTGCTCGTCTGGGGCTCGATGTCGTTCTTCGGCGGCGAGCAGAAGACCGAATATGCGACCGTGCCCGCGCGGCAAGGCAATCTGGAAGTCACCGTGTCGGCGACGGGCAAGCTTGCCCCCACCAATCAGGTGACGGTCGGCTCGCAGCTGTCGGGCCTGGTCACGCAGGTGGTCGTGGACGTCAACGACCGCGTCCGCGCCGGTCAGGCGCTGGCATTGATCGATCCCGAGCAGCTCGACGACCAGATCAGCCAGAATCGCGCGCAGCTCGCCGCGCAGCAGGCCTCGGTCCAGCAGGCACAGGCGACGCTGACCGAAGCGCGCGCGACGCTTGCCCGATTCGAGGAGGTGAGCCGCCTGTCGGGCGGGCGCGTGCCGGCCAAGACCGAGCTCGACACCGCGCGCGCCGCCGCCGCGCGCGGCGTGGCCGGCGTGCGCACCGCGGAGGCGAACGTCGCCGCCGCCCGCGCGCAGCTGTCCGCCAGCCAGACGCAGCGCGAGCGGGCGATCATCCGCTCGCCCGTCAACGGCGTCGTGCTCGCGCGTCAGGTCGATCCCGGCCAGACCGTCGCCGCGTCGTTCAACACGCCGACCCTGTTCGTCATCGCCGAGGATCTCAGCAAGATGGAGCTGGAGGTTGCGATCGACGAGGCGGACGTCGGCAGCGTCAAGAACGGCCAGCGCGCGACCTTCACCGTCGACGCCTTCCCCGGCGAGCGCTTCCCCGCGACAATCAACCGTGTCGATGTCGGCTCCAACCTGTCGGTTTCGGAGGCGAGCTCGTCCTCGTCGACCAGCACCGGGACGGGCACGACCGCGGGTCAGGTCGTTAGCTATGCCGCGACGCTGTCGGTGGCCAATGCCGAGCTGCGCCTGCGCCCCGGCATGACCGCCACGGCGGAGATCGTCACGACCGAGCGGCAGAACGTCCTGCTCGTTCCCAATGCGGCGCTCCGCTTCCAGCCTTCGACGGGTCAGCAGGGGGCGGATGCGAGCAAGGGCGGGCTTGCCAGCCAGATCGTCCCCGGGCCGCGTCGGCGCCGCGGCGGCGGTGGCGGCGGCGAGCGCAGCGCGACGATCGGCCGCGGTTCGCAGCAGACCGTCTACATCCTGGGCGACGACGGCACGCCCCAGCCGGTCCGGGTGACGGTGGGCGAGAGCGACGGCCAGGTGACGGAGATCCTGTCGGGCGGCCTTCGCCCGGGCATGAAGATCGTCACCGGCCAGCTTGCCGGCGACAATGCCCGCAAGACGGGCGGCCAGCTGAGCAAGAAGGGCGGCCAGGGTCGCCAGGGCGGCGGCGGTGCAGGCGGTGGGGGTCAGCGTGGCAGCTGA
- a CDS encoding efflux transporter outer membrane subunit gives MTVRALPLLLACAVPLAGCAAGPDYRPAAPSELGVPPAYSVPGTATVEDLRRWWDRFDDPLLRRLVEQAAPDNLDVAQAVARLRQAREQLVQARAAFLPSLSGSAGYSRRQAITGGSQQTQLPDGTIINTGQGSTDNFSLGLDASYQADLFGGIRRSVEGARATYEATGYDYATVLVSTQAEIARNYILARAAQAQIANARQSLGIQDENLEIAGFRVQAGLVSSLDAEQARAQRAQTAATIPSLEATYNSSVSRLGVLTGQAPGALKAEMAAVRPIPRGPAIVGTGIPADTLRQRPDVRSAERGLAAATAQIGVTEAQLYPALGFSGGINTAANVIGSLGDIITGTLFAGLNQLIFDGGRTRAAVRSQRAAADAAFLAYKSSVLTGLEDVENAVVALRTAQDRTVQFRIALDAANNSAILARSQYRAGLTDFTTLNQTETQLLSARNSLTTAASDEASALVQLFSALGGGWDAGTVPTTENTTTRALDARQQD, from the coding sequence ATGACCGTCCGCGCTCTCCCGCTCCTGCTCGCCTGCGCCGTGCCGCTTGCCGGATGCGCAGCCGGGCCCGATTATCGCCCCGCCGCGCCGTCCGAGCTTGGCGTCCCGCCCGCCTATTCGGTGCCGGGCACCGCCACTGTCGAGGACTTGCGTCGCTGGTGGGACCGGTTCGACGATCCGCTGCTTCGCCGGCTGGTCGAGCAGGCGGCGCCCGACAATCTCGACGTCGCGCAGGCCGTCGCACGGCTCCGCCAGGCGCGCGAGCAGCTCGTCCAGGCACGCGCCGCGTTCCTGCCCTCGCTGTCGGGCTCGGCCGGCTATTCGCGGCGCCAGGCGATCACGGGCGGCAGCCAGCAGACCCAGCTGCCCGACGGGACGATCATCAATACCGGGCAGGGCAGCACCGACAATTTCTCGCTCGGGCTCGACGCCAGCTATCAGGCAGACCTGTTCGGCGGCATCCGCCGCTCGGTCGAGGGTGCGCGCGCGACCTATGAAGCGACGGGCTACGACTATGCGACGGTGCTGGTCAGCACCCAGGCGGAGATCGCGCGCAACTATATCCTCGCCCGCGCGGCACAGGCGCAGATCGCCAATGCGCGCCAGAGCCTGGGCATCCAGGACGAAAATCTTGAAATCGCCGGCTTCCGCGTCCAGGCAGGCCTCGTTTCCTCGCTCGACGCCGAGCAGGCGCGCGCGCAGCGGGCACAGACCGCCGCGACGATCCCCAGCCTGGAGGCGACGTACAACAGTTCGGTCTCCCGCCTCGGCGTGCTGACGGGTCAGGCGCCCGGCGCGCTCAAGGCGGAGATGGCGGCGGTGCGGCCGATCCCGCGCGGCCCCGCGATCGTCGGCACCGGCATTCCCGCCGATACGCTTCGCCAGCGTCCCGACGTCCGCTCGGCCGAGCGCGGCCTTGCCGCCGCGACCGCGCAGATCGGCGTGACCGAGGCACAGCTCTATCCCGCGCTCGGCTTCTCGGGCGGCATCAACACCGCGGCCAACGTGATCGGCAGCCTGGGCGACATCATCACCGGAACGCTGTTCGCCGGGCTCAACCAACTGATCTTCGACGGTGGGCGCACCCGCGCCGCGGTGCGCAGCCAGCGCGCCGCCGCCGACGCGGCCTTCCTCGCCTACAAGTCGAGCGTGCTGACGGGCCTAGAGGACGTCGAGAATGCCGTCGTCGCGCTGCGCACCGCGCAGGACCGGACGGTGCAATTCCGCATCGCGCTCGACGCCGCCAACAACTCGGCGATCCTGGCGCGGAGCCAGTACCGCGCGGGCCTGACCGACTTCACCACCCTCAACCAGACCGAGACGCAGCTCCTGTCAGCGCGCAACAGCCTGACCACCGCGGCGAGCGACGAGGCGAGCGCGCTCGTCCAGCTCTTCTCGGCGCTGGGCGGCGGCTGGGATGCCGGCACCGTGCCGACCACCGAAAACACGACGACGCGCGCCCTCGACGCGCGCCAGCAGGACTGA
- the acs gene encoding acetate--CoA ligase, with translation MAERDTYPVPADWAARAHVDAAEYERLYAASMDDADAFWLDQAKRLDWIEAPTKAGNWSFDEADFGIKWFEDGVLNVSANCIDRHLPTRADEVAIIWEPDSPDAEAKTYTYAQLHAEVCRFANVLKAEGVRKGDRVTIYLPMIPEAAFAVLACARIGAIHSVVFGGFSPDALAGRIEDCDSKLVITADEGCRGGKRIPLKANVDAAAERAPSLKTVLVVKATGADVPMTEGRDRWFDETAEGVDADCPPEPMKAEDPLFILYTSGSTGKPKGVLHTTGGYLLWASLTHHWCFDYKPGEIWWCAADIGWVTGHSYIVYGPLANGATTLMYEGLPNWPDASRIWQVVDKHRVDTLFTAPTALRALMKDGDGPVKATSRASLRLLGTVGEPINPEAWRWYHDVVGEGRCPIVDTWWQTETGGAMIAPLPGATDLKPGSATKPLPGVAPQLVDAEGQVLEGAVDGNLCITRSWPGQMRTVWGDHDRFFQTYFTTYKGKYFTGDGCRRDADGYYWITGRVDDVINVSGHRMGTAEVESALVAHAKVAEAAVVGMPHPVKGQGIYAYVTLNAGEEASNALRDELCKWVRKEIGPIATPDALQFALGLPKTRSGKIMRRILRKIAEGDVSSLGDTSTLADPAVVDDLVENRVSL, from the coding sequence ATGGCCGAGCGCGACACCTACCCCGTCCCCGCAGACTGGGCCGCGCGCGCGCATGTCGACGCCGCGGAGTATGAGCGGCTCTACGCCGCCAGCATGGACGATGCCGACGCCTTTTGGCTCGACCAGGCCAAGCGGCTCGACTGGATCGAGGCACCGACGAAGGCGGGCAACTGGTCGTTCGACGAGGCCGATTTCGGCATCAAGTGGTTCGAGGACGGCGTCCTCAACGTCTCCGCCAACTGCATCGACCGCCACCTGCCCACCCGCGCCGACGAGGTCGCGATCATCTGGGAACCCGACAGCCCGGACGCCGAGGCGAAGACCTATACCTACGCGCAACTGCACGCCGAGGTCTGCCGCTTCGCCAATGTGCTGAAGGCGGAGGGCGTCCGGAAGGGCGACCGCGTCACCATCTACCTGCCGATGATCCCGGAGGCGGCGTTCGCGGTGCTCGCCTGCGCGCGGATCGGCGCGATCCATTCGGTGGTGTTCGGCGGCTTTTCGCCCGACGCGCTCGCCGGGCGGATCGAGGATTGCGATTCGAAGCTCGTCATCACCGCCGACGAGGGCTGCCGCGGCGGCAAGCGCATACCGCTCAAGGCCAATGTCGACGCCGCGGCCGAGCGCGCGCCGAGCCTCAAGACCGTGCTCGTCGTGAAGGCGACGGGCGCCGACGTGCCGATGACCGAGGGCCGCGACCGCTGGTTCGACGAGACGGCAGAGGGTGTCGACGCCGACTGCCCGCCCGAGCCGATGAAGGCGGAGGACCCCCTGTTCATCCTCTATACCAGCGGATCGACGGGCAAGCCCAAGGGCGTGCTCCACACGACCGGCGGCTATCTGCTCTGGGCCAGCCTCACCCATCATTGGTGCTTCGACTACAAGCCCGGTGAGATCTGGTGGTGCGCCGCCGACATCGGCTGGGTCACGGGGCACAGCTACATCGTCTATGGCCCGCTCGCCAACGGCGCGACGACGCTGATGTACGAGGGGCTGCCCAACTGGCCCGACGCCAGCCGCATCTGGCAGGTTGTCGACAAGCACCGCGTCGACACGCTGTTCACCGCCCCCACCGCACTTCGCGCGCTGATGAAGGACGGCGACGGGCCGGTGAAGGCGACCAGCCGCGCGTCGCTTCGCCTGCTCGGCACGGTGGGCGAACCGATCAATCCGGAGGCGTGGCGCTGGTACCACGACGTCGTCGGCGAGGGCCGCTGCCCGATCGTCGACACCTGGTGGCAGACCGAGACGGGCGGCGCGATGATCGCTCCGCTGCCCGGCGCCACCGACCTGAAGCCCGGTTCCGCGACCAAGCCGCTGCCCGGCGTCGCGCCGCAGCTGGTCGATGCCGAGGGTCAGGTGCTGGAGGGCGCTGTCGATGGCAACCTCTGCATCACCCGCTCCTGGCCCGGCCAGATGCGGACGGTCTGGGGCGACCATGACCGCTTCTTCCAGACCTATTTCACCACCTACAAGGGCAAGTATTTCACCGGCGACGGCTGCCGCCGCGATGCGGACGGCTATTACTGGATCACCGGCCGCGTCGACGACGTCATCAACGTCTCCGGCCACCGCATGGGCACGGCCGAGGTCGAGAGCGCGCTGGTCGCGCACGCCAAGGTCGCCGAGGCCGCGGTCGTCGGCATGCCGCATCCGGTCAAGGGTCAGGGCATCTACGCCTATGTGACGCTCAACGCCGGCGAGGAAGCGTCCAACGCCCTGCGGGACGAGCTCTGCAAATGGGTGCGCAAGGAGATCGGCCCGATCGCCACGCCCGACGCGCTCCAGTTCGCGCTCGGCCTTCCGAAGACACGCTCGGGCAAGATCATGCGCCGCATCCTTCGCAAGATCGCGGAGGGCGACGTGTCGAGCCTGGGCGACACCTCGACGCTCGCCGATCCGGCAGTGGTCGACGACCTGGTCGAGAACCGCGTTTCGCTCTGA
- a CDS encoding zinc transporter, giving the protein MAMAITVLTVSGALLVGAAWGIFGRLREGLEGFLIAMAGGALLVSLVTELVEPSIEESALPVALAGLAAGAAVFALVDYWIDEKIGADSGGGLLAAITLDGVPENLALGVALIGAGAPEVAALAGSIFLSNLPEAAGGAREMKEGRSKAAVFGLWAATAALLSAAAIAGNLLLEGSSPHVLAVIRCFAAGAVVASLATEVFPKAYKDDRNWAGVATAVGVVLAFGLGSLGGG; this is encoded by the coding sequence ATGGCGATGGCGATCACCGTGCTGACCGTCTCCGGCGCGCTGCTGGTCGGCGCCGCCTGGGGCATTTTCGGTCGGCTGCGCGAGGGGCTCGAGGGATTCCTGATCGCGATGGCGGGCGGCGCGCTGCTCGTGTCGTTGGTGACCGAGCTGGTCGAGCCCTCGATCGAGGAGAGCGCGCTTCCTGTCGCGTTGGCGGGTCTGGCGGCGGGCGCGGCGGTGTTCGCGCTGGTCGATTACTGGATCGACGAGAAGATCGGCGCCGATTCGGGCGGGGGTCTGCTCGCGGCGATCACGCTGGATGGCGTGCCGGAGAACCTCGCGCTCGGCGTCGCGCTGATCGGCGCGGGCGCGCCGGAGGTGGCGGCGTTGGCGGGATCGATCTTCCTCTCCAACCTGCCCGAAGCCGCCGGCGGCGCGCGCGAGATGAAGGAGGGACGGTCGAAGGCGGCGGTGTTCGGCCTGTGGGCGGCGACCGCGGCGCTGCTGTCGGCGGCGGCAATCGCCGGCAATCTGCTGCTCGAAGGATCGAGCCCGCACGTCCTCGCGGTGATCCGCTGCTTCGCCGCAGGCGCGGTGGTCGCGAGTCTGGCGACCGAGGTGTTCCCGAAGGCGTATAAGGACGACCGGAACTGGGCCGGGGTCGCGACGGCGGTAGGGGTGGTGCTGGCGTTCGGATTGGGGTCGCTGGGGGGCGGGTGA
- the yihA gene encoding ribosome biogenesis GTP-binding protein YihA/YsxC, whose product MVAVPPAPVDEGSDRKVNPTFDEDLTEDARKLFSGPVSFLKSAPELRFLPDPDVPEVAFAGRSNVGKSSLLNALANRNALARTSNTPGRTQELNFFDVGEPLAMRLVDMPGYGFAKAPKDMVRKWRYLVNDYLRGRMVLKRALVLIDSRHGIKDVDRDILEMLDAAAVSYRIVLTKADKVKATELADVRTRTEAEARKRPAAHPDILATSSEKGMGMAELRAAVVEAIG is encoded by the coding sequence ATGGTGGCTGTACCGCCAGCACCCGTCGATGAAGGCAGCGACCGCAAAGTGAACCCGACCTTCGACGAGGATCTGACGGAGGACGCGCGCAAGCTGTTCTCGGGGCCGGTTTCGTTCCTGAAATCGGCGCCGGAACTGCGCTTCCTGCCCGACCCGGACGTGCCCGAAGTGGCGTTTGCGGGCCGATCGAACGTCGGCAAGTCGTCGCTCCTCAACGCGCTGGCCAACCGCAACGCGCTGGCGCGCACGTCGAACACGCCCGGGCGGACGCAGGAGCTCAACTTCTTCGATGTGGGCGAGCCGCTGGCGATGCGGCTGGTCGACATGCCCGGCTATGGCTTTGCCAAGGCGCCCAAGGATATGGTGCGCAAGTGGCGGTACTTGGTGAACGACTATCTGCGCGGGCGGATGGTGCTGAAGCGCGCGCTGGTGCTGATCGACAGCCGCCACGGGATCAAGGACGTCGATCGCGACATCCTCGAGATGCTGGACGCCGCCGCCGTCAGCTATCGCATCGTCCTGACCAAGGCGGACAAGGTGAAGGCGACCGAGCTCGCCGACGTGCGCACGCGCACCGAGGCCGAGGCGCGCAAGCGGCCGGCCGCGCATCCCGACATCCTCGCGACGTCGAGCGAGAAGGGGATGGGCATGGCGGAATTGCGCGCGGCGGTGGTCGAAGCGATCGGCTAA
- the yidC gene encoding membrane protein insertase YidC, whose translation MKQDSKNFVLFAVFAALILFGWPVVTGYLFPAANPPVTKIEGGKTKVVPNPSADPTADTPGALRDRRIVLAETPRVRIDTPALAGSINLKGARLDDLVLKRYDETVAKNSPPIHLLSPSGAAGAYFGGFGWQGTGVPDANTVWSATGDVLGVNRPVTLQTTNAAGQRFQIKLSVDENYMFTAEQTVANAGPSAIEVRPYTYVQRADKSTDPDSYTARIGPIAVVDNDETNLKWDEVTQAGQRFSTTKGWAGFTDHYWLTAIVPDQRTPVDLTIRRSAAGRYGAEALAQAPTVVQPGKAVTQTVRLFAGAKEVKVLDAYTTQFGIRNFDNAIYWGWFKVLEKPIFYYLDWLFGAVGNFGVAIMLLTLTIRLLLFPIAQKQFASMAGMRALQPKVKSLQEKYKDDKPRLQQEMMQLYKTEKVNPLAGCLPMLLQIPIMFALYKVLILTIEMRHQPFVGWIRDLSAPDPLTPVNLFGLLPFTPPHFLAIGVIPILLGVSMWLQFKLNPQPADEVQKQVFAIMPWMLMFVMAPFAVGLQVYWITSNVLTMAQQWWLYRQHPSMKAATAK comes from the coding sequence GTGAAGCAAGACAGCAAGAATTTCGTCCTGTTCGCGGTGTTCGCCGCGCTCATCCTGTTCGGCTGGCCGGTCGTCACCGGCTATCTCTTCCCCGCCGCCAACCCGCCGGTCACGAAGATCGAGGGCGGCAAGACCAAGGTCGTGCCGAACCCCTCGGCCGATCCCACCGCGGACACGCCCGGTGCGCTGCGCGATCGCCGCATCGTGCTGGCCGAGACGCCGCGCGTGCGGATCGACACGCCGGCGCTCGCCGGGTCGATCAACCTCAAGGGTGCGCGTCTCGACGACCTGGTCCTCAAGCGGTACGACGAGACGGTCGCCAAGAACTCGCCGCCCATCCACCTGCTCTCGCCCTCGGGCGCGGCGGGTGCGTATTTCGGCGGCTTTGGCTGGCAGGGAACGGGCGTTCCCGATGCGAACACCGTCTGGTCCGCGACCGGCGACGTGCTGGGCGTCAACCGTCCGGTGACGCTCCAGACCACGAATGCCGCGGGCCAGCGCTTCCAGATCAAGCTGTCGGTCGACGAGAACTACATGTTCACCGCCGAGCAGACAGTAGCGAACGCCGGCCCGTCGGCGATCGAAGTGCGCCCCTACACCTATGTCCAGCGGGCGGACAAATCGACCGATCCCGATTCGTACACGGCGCGGATCGGCCCGATCGCCGTCGTCGACAATGACGAGACCAACCTGAAGTGGGACGAGGTCACGCAAGCCGGCCAGCGCTTCTCGACCACCAAGGGCTGGGCGGGCTTCACCGACCATTACTGGCTGACCGCGATCGTCCCCGACCAGCGCACGCCCGTCGACCTGACGATCCGCCGCAGCGCCGCCGGGCGCTACGGCGCGGAGGCGCTGGCGCAGGCACCGACGGTCGTCCAGCCGGGCAAGGCGGTGACGCAGACCGTCCGCCTGTTCGCGGGCGCCAAGGAAGTGAAGGTCCTCGACGCCTATACGACGCAGTTCGGCATCCGGAACTTCGACAACGCGATCTACTGGGGCTGGTTCAAGGTCCTGGAAAAGCCGATCTTCTACTATCTGGACTGGCTGTTCGGGGCGGTCGGCAATTTCGGCGTGGCAATCATGCTGCTCACGCTGACGATCCGCCTGCTCCTCTTCCCCATCGCGCAGAAGCAGTTCGCGTCGATGGCGGGGATGCGCGCGCTACAGCCCAAGGTGAAGTCGCTCCAGGAAAAGTACAAGGACGACAAGCCGCGGCTCCAGCAGGAGATGATGCAGCTCTACAAGACGGAGAAGGTCAACCCGCTCGCGGGCTGCCTGCCGATGCTGCTCCAGATCCCGATCATGTTCGCGCTCTACAAGGTGCTGATCCTGACGATCGAGATGCGGCACCAGCCGTTCGTGGGCTGGATCCGCGACCTGTCCGCGCCCGATCCGCTGACGCCGGTCAACCTGTTCGGCCTGCTGCCCTTCACGCCGCCGCACTTCCTGGCGATCGGCGTGATCCCGATCCTGCTGGGCGTGTCGATGTGGCTCCAGTTCAAGCTCAATCCGCAGCCCGCGGACGAGGTTCAGAAGCAGGTGTTCGCGATCATGCCGTGGATGCTGATGTTCGTGATGGCGCCGTTCGCGGTCGGGCTTCAGGTCTATTGGATCACCTCCAACGTGCTGACGATGGCGCAGCAATGGTGGCTGTACCGCCAGCACCCGTCGATGAAGGCAGCGACCGCAAAGTGA
- the yidD gene encoding membrane protein insertion efficiency factor YidD gives MIARALILVARAWQFGPSRILPPSCRYSPSCSAYAIEALARYGAGRGSWLALKRIARCHPWGGCGHDPVP, from the coding sequence ATGATCGCCCGGGCGCTGATTCTCGTCGCGCGCGCCTGGCAGTTCGGGCCGTCGCGCATCCTGCCGCCCTCTTGCCGGTACAGCCCCTCCTGTTCGGCCTATGCAATCGAGGCGCTTGCCCGCTATGGCGCGGGGCGGGGAAGCTGGCTCGCGCTCAAGCGGATCGCGCGGTGCCATCCCTGGGGCGGATGCGGCCATGATCCGGTGCCCTGA
- the rnpA gene encoding ribonuclease P protein component, with the protein MPGFVLLARDRADGDPARRIGITVSKKVGNAVVRNRMKRRFRSLAREVLSAHGLPGHDHVLIGRAGGIERPYADLVRDLVKAIGRVAPRP; encoded by the coding sequence ATGCCGGGCTTCGTGCTGCTCGCGCGCGATCGCGCCGACGGCGATCCTGCCCGGCGCATCGGTATCACCGTGTCGAAGAAGGTCGGGAACGCCGTCGTCCGCAACCGGATGAAGCGGCGGTTCCGGTCGCTCGCGCGCGAGGTTCTCTCGGCGCACGGCCTGCCCGGCCACGACCATGTGCTGATCGGGCGCGCCGGCGGGATCGAGCGGCCCTATGCCGATCTCGTCCGCGATCTGGTCAAGGCGATCGGCCGGGTGGCCCCACGGCCATGA
- the rpmH gene encoding 50S ribosomal protein L34, whose protein sequence is MKRTFQPSNLVRARRHGFFARMATAAGRKVIRARRARGRKKLSA, encoded by the coding sequence ATGAAGCGGACTTTTCAGCCGAGCAATCTGGTGCGCGCGCGCCGGCACGGCTTCTTCGCGCGGATGGCGACGGCAGCGGGCCGCAAGGTGATCCGCGCGCGCCGTGCCCGCGGTCGCAAGAAGCTGAGCGCCTGA